The following are from one region of the Oncorhynchus kisutch isolate 150728-3 unplaced genomic scaffold, Okis_V2 Okis03b-Okis08b_hom, whole genome shotgun sequence genome:
- the LOC109876266 gene encoding SKI family transcriptional corepressor 1 homolog-B isoform X2: protein MESIPNQQPAGRDSSSSPSSKQDVQPFSSPISLKPNQVSETALYGVHIVSLVIDGQERLCLAQISNTLLKNYSYNEIHNRRVALGITCVQCTPVQLEILRRAGAMPISSRRCGMITKREAERLCKSFLGAHNPPKLPENFAFDVSHECAWGSRGSFIPARYNSSRAKCIKCTYCNMYFSPNKFIFHSHRTPESKYTQPDAANFNSWRRHLKLTDKSSSDDVAHAWEDVKAMFNGGSRKRTLPMSGSSMTSPLKSHSTSNPTQRSSPEVPHKTLRCDEDRGRPNISLSNGVRNYPVIPVPSKSFGMLQKIQPPLFPHPYGFPAFGLCQKKDDGVGETNKTNVSGVFWPGAKDSIYPSFPMFWPTAGGLPMPPYQQSPPKPPTELLSVRQSDLELSDQSDRCANTPKESFQDSERCSSSQSTRNDEDKSGDEARSTEGLPTTPRKINYISAFRPVVKDAESIAKLYGNRDTYSGVRSGYLSPDFVSESSSYRSMSPDVDSVDDPDVDVESNRAHEDEESVQLSVEDRQSPPPLNSAHSGPEDSRELGTSPGPQPEDPHSGSSDDERQGGQVSERHDTPVYEVYTHEKDGHMPLNGPSTFGSKHSSPLQSNGVLHVSDPHKQRSPTREDVPQRAYQDQAKESPPCDGALRQHDVSRIHEKDIENMAKEELQKQLVEQVELRKKLEREFQSLKDNFQDQMKRELSYREEMVQQLHIVRDTLCSELDQERKARYAIQQKLKAHDALHHFSCKMLTPRHCTGACTFKPPLLPP from the exons ATGGAGTCGATACCCAATCAACAACCAGCGGGACGAGACTCCAGCTCTTCCCCCAGCTCCAAGCAGGACGTTCAGCCcttctccagccccatctcccTGAAGCCTAACCAAGTCAGCGAGACCGCGTTGTATGGAGTGCACATCGTGTCTTTGGTCATAGATGGCCAGGAAAGACTTTGCTTGGCGCAGATATCCAACACATTGCTAAAGAACTACAGTTACAACGAAATCCATAACCGACGCGTTGCTCTTGGAATCACCTGCGTCCAGTGCACGCCCGTCCAGCTCGAGATACTGAGGCGCGCTGGCGCCATGCCAATCTCCTCGCGGCGCTGCGGTATGATCACTAAGCGGGAGGCGGAGAGGCTATGTAAATCATTCCTCGGTGCTCACAACCCACCAAAGCTACCGGAAAATTTCGCTTTTGATGTCTCTCATGAATGCGCGTGGGGAAGCAGAGGTAGCTTCATACCTGCCAGGTATAACAGCTCGAGGGCCAAGTGCATTAAATGCACATATTGTAACATGTATTTTTCCCCGAATAAATTCATATTCCACTCTCATCGCACTCCCGAGTCCAAGTATACACAGCCAGACGCAGCAAACTTCAATTCGTGGAGGCGCCATCTCAAACTAACAGACAAAAGCTCGTCGGATGATGTTGCCCACGCGTGGGAGGATGTTAAAGCGATGTTCAACGGGGGAAGTCGTAAGAGGACGCTACCTATGAGTGGGTCATCCATGACCTCTCCTTTGAAGTCACATTCCACCAGTAACCCAACCCAAAGAAGTTCCCCCGAGGTACCCCATAAAACGTTGCGCTGTGACGAAGACCGAGGTAGGCCTAACATCAGTCTGTCAAATGGCGTCCGGAACTACCCGGTTATCCCTGTGCCCAGTAAGAGCTTTGGGATGCTTCAAAAGATCCAGCCACCGCTCTTCCCCCACCCGTATGGATTCCCTGCGTTTGGACTGTGTCAAAAGAAGGACGACGGAGTGGGAGAGACAAATAAAACCAACGTTTCGGGTGTCTTTTGGCCAGGAGCAAAGGACAGTATCTATCCCTCTTTCCCGATGTTTTGGCCAACAGCAGGTGGCCTGCCGATGCCACCGTATCAACAGTCACCACCCAAACCACCCACAGAGCTCTTAAGTGTCAGACAGAGTGATCTCGAGTTATCGGATCAAAGTGACCGGTGCGCAAACACACCTAAGGAAAGCTTTCAAGACAGCGAACGGTGCTCCAGCTCACAATCCACCCGGAACGACGAGGATAAATCCGGGGATGAGGCCCGGTCGACGGAAGGACTCCCCACAACTCCACGGAAGATAAATTACATCTCTGCGTTCAGACCTGTGGTGAAAGACGCCGAAAGCATTGCAAAGCTATACGGCAACAGGGACACGTACAGCGGTGTGCGCTCTGGTTACCTATCGCCAGATTTCGTGAGTGAAAGTTCTAGCTATAGGTCTATGTCCCCGGATGTGGATAGCGTGGACGACCCAGACGTTGACGTGGAGTCAAACAGGGCACACGAGGATGAAGAGTCAGTCCAACTGTCAGTGGAGGACCGTCAGAGTCCCCCGCCCCTCAACTCAGCCCATTCCGGGCCTGAAGATAGTCGAGAGCTGGGGACAAGTCCAGGACCACAACCGGAAGATCCCCACTCCGGGTCCTCTGATGACGAGAGGCAGGGTGGACAGGTGTCAGAGCGCCATGATACACCGGTGTACGAA GTGTACACACATGAAAAGGATGGACACATGCCTTTGAACGGTCCATCTACGTTTGGATCAAAACATAGCAGCCCATTGCAATCGAACG GTGTACTCCATGTTTCCGACCCACACAAACAACGTTCTCCTACAAGAGAGGACGTTCCACAGAGAGCCTATCAGGACCAAGCAAAGGAAAGCCCACcat GCGATGGGGCATTACGTCAGCATGACGTCAGTAGGATCCACGAAAAAGATATCGAAAACATGGCTAAAG AGGAACTTCAGAAACAGCTTGTCGAACAAGTGGAGCTCAGAAAAAAGTTGGAACGCGAATTTCAAAGTTTAAAAG ATAATTTTCAGGACCAAATGAAGAGGGAACTGTCCTACAGAGAAGAGATGGTCCAACAACTTCATATTGTCCGAG ACACTTTGTGCAGCGAGTTGGATCAAGAAAGAAAGGCGCGTTATGCAATACAACAGAAGCTAAAAG CTCATGACGCCCTGCACCATTTCTCCTGCAAGATGCTGACCCCTCGCCATTGTACTGGAGCCTGTACTTTCAAACCCCCTCTGCTGCCTCCATAA
- the LOC109876266 gene encoding SKI family transcriptional corepressor 1 homolog-B isoform X3, which produces MESIPNQQPAGRDSSSSPSSKQDVQPFSSPISLKPNQVSETALYGVHIVSLVIDGQERLCLAQISNTLLKNYSYNEIHNRRVALGITCVQCTPVQLEILRRAGAMPISSRRCGMITKREAERLCKSFLGAHNPPKLPENFAFDVSHECAWGSRGSFIPARYNSSRAKCIKCTYCNMYFSPNKFIFHSHRTPESKYTQPDAANFNSWRRHLKLTDKSSSDDVAHAWEDVKAMFNGGSRKRTLPMSGSSMTSPLKSHSTSNPTQRSSPEVPHKTLRCDEDRGRPNISLSNGVRNYPVIPVPSKSFGMLQKIQPPLFPHPYGFPAFGLCQKKDDGVGETNKTNVSGVFWPGAKDSIYPSFPMFWPTAGGLPMPPYQQSPPKPPTELLSVRQSDLELSDQSDRCANTPKESFQDSERCSSSQSTRNDEDKSGDEARSTEGLPTTPRKINYISAFRPVVKDAESIAKLYGNRDTYSGVRSGYLSPDFVSESSSYRSMSPDVDSVDDPDVDVESNRAHEDEESVQLSVEDRQSPPPLNSAHSGPEDSRELGTSPGPQPEDPHSGSSDDERQGGQVSERHDTPVYEVYTHEKDGHMPLNGPSTFGSKHSSPLQSNGVLHVSDPHKQRSPTREDVPQRAYQDQAKESPPCDGALRQHDVSRIHEKDIENMAKEELQKQLVEQVELRKKLEREFQSLKDNFQDQMKRELSYREEMVQQLHIVREAHDALHHFSCKMLTPRHCTGACTFKPPLLPP; this is translated from the exons ATGGAGTCGATACCCAATCAACAACCAGCGGGACGAGACTCCAGCTCTTCCCCCAGCTCCAAGCAGGACGTTCAGCCcttctccagccccatctcccTGAAGCCTAACCAAGTCAGCGAGACCGCGTTGTATGGAGTGCACATCGTGTCTTTGGTCATAGATGGCCAGGAAAGACTTTGCTTGGCGCAGATATCCAACACATTGCTAAAGAACTACAGTTACAACGAAATCCATAACCGACGCGTTGCTCTTGGAATCACCTGCGTCCAGTGCACGCCCGTCCAGCTCGAGATACTGAGGCGCGCTGGCGCCATGCCAATCTCCTCGCGGCGCTGCGGTATGATCACTAAGCGGGAGGCGGAGAGGCTATGTAAATCATTCCTCGGTGCTCACAACCCACCAAAGCTACCGGAAAATTTCGCTTTTGATGTCTCTCATGAATGCGCGTGGGGAAGCAGAGGTAGCTTCATACCTGCCAGGTATAACAGCTCGAGGGCCAAGTGCATTAAATGCACATATTGTAACATGTATTTTTCCCCGAATAAATTCATATTCCACTCTCATCGCACTCCCGAGTCCAAGTATACACAGCCAGACGCAGCAAACTTCAATTCGTGGAGGCGCCATCTCAAACTAACAGACAAAAGCTCGTCGGATGATGTTGCCCACGCGTGGGAGGATGTTAAAGCGATGTTCAACGGGGGAAGTCGTAAGAGGACGCTACCTATGAGTGGGTCATCCATGACCTCTCCTTTGAAGTCACATTCCACCAGTAACCCAACCCAAAGAAGTTCCCCCGAGGTACCCCATAAAACGTTGCGCTGTGACGAAGACCGAGGTAGGCCTAACATCAGTCTGTCAAATGGCGTCCGGAACTACCCGGTTATCCCTGTGCCCAGTAAGAGCTTTGGGATGCTTCAAAAGATCCAGCCACCGCTCTTCCCCCACCCGTATGGATTCCCTGCGTTTGGACTGTGTCAAAAGAAGGACGACGGAGTGGGAGAGACAAATAAAACCAACGTTTCGGGTGTCTTTTGGCCAGGAGCAAAGGACAGTATCTATCCCTCTTTCCCGATGTTTTGGCCAACAGCAGGTGGCCTGCCGATGCCACCGTATCAACAGTCACCACCCAAACCACCCACAGAGCTCTTAAGTGTCAGACAGAGTGATCTCGAGTTATCGGATCAAAGTGACCGGTGCGCAAACACACCTAAGGAAAGCTTTCAAGACAGCGAACGGTGCTCCAGCTCACAATCCACCCGGAACGACGAGGATAAATCCGGGGATGAGGCCCGGTCGACGGAAGGACTCCCCACAACTCCACGGAAGATAAATTACATCTCTGCGTTCAGACCTGTGGTGAAAGACGCCGAAAGCATTGCAAAGCTATACGGCAACAGGGACACGTACAGCGGTGTGCGCTCTGGTTACCTATCGCCAGATTTCGTGAGTGAAAGTTCTAGCTATAGGTCTATGTCCCCGGATGTGGATAGCGTGGACGACCCAGACGTTGACGTGGAGTCAAACAGGGCACACGAGGATGAAGAGTCAGTCCAACTGTCAGTGGAGGACCGTCAGAGTCCCCCGCCCCTCAACTCAGCCCATTCCGGGCCTGAAGATAGTCGAGAGCTGGGGACAAGTCCAGGACCACAACCGGAAGATCCCCACTCCGGGTCCTCTGATGACGAGAGGCAGGGTGGACAGGTGTCAGAGCGCCATGATACACCGGTGTACGAA GTGTACACACATGAAAAGGATGGACACATGCCTTTGAACGGTCCATCTACGTTTGGATCAAAACATAGCAGCCCATTGCAATCGAACG GTGTACTCCATGTTTCCGACCCACACAAACAACGTTCTCCTACAAGAGAGGACGTTCCACAGAGAGCCTATCAGGACCAAGCAAAGGAAAGCCCACcat GCGATGGGGCATTACGTCAGCATGACGTCAGTAGGATCCACGAAAAAGATATCGAAAACATGGCTAAAG AGGAACTTCAGAAACAGCTTGTCGAACAAGTGGAGCTCAGAAAAAAGTTGGAACGCGAATTTCAAAGTTTAAAAG ATAATTTTCAGGACCAAATGAAGAGGGAACTGTCCTACAGAGAAGAGATGGTCCAACAACTTCATATTGTCCGAG AAGCTCATGACGCCCTGCACCATTTCTCCTGCAAGATGCTGACCCCTCGCCATTGTACTGGAGCCTGTACTTTCAAACCCCCTCTGCTGCCTCCATAA
- the LOC109876266 gene encoding SKI family transcriptional corepressor 1 homolog-B isoform X1 yields MESIPNQQPAGRDSSSSPSSKQDVQPFSSPISLKPNQVSETALYGVHIVSLVIDGQERLCLAQISNTLLKNYSYNEIHNRRVALGITCVQCTPVQLEILRRAGAMPISSRRCGMITKREAERLCKSFLGAHNPPKLPENFAFDVSHECAWGSRGSFIPARYNSSRAKCIKCTYCNMYFSPNKFIFHSHRTPESKYTQPDAANFNSWRRHLKLTDKSSSDDVAHAWEDVKAMFNGGSRKRTLPMSGSSMTSPLKSHSTSNPTQRSSPEVPHKTLRCDEDRGRPNISLSNGVRNYPVIPVPSKSFGMLQKIQPPLFPHPYGFPAFGLCQKKDDGVGETNKTNVSGVFWPGAKDSIYPSFPMFWPTAGGLPMPPYQQSPPKPPTELLSVRQSDLELSDQSDRCANTPKESFQDSERCSSSQSTRNDEDKSGDEARSTEGLPTTPRKINYISAFRPVVKDAESIAKLYGNRDTYSGVRSGYLSPDFVSESSSYRSMSPDVDSVDDPDVDVESNRAHEDEESVQLSVEDRQSPPPLNSAHSGPEDSRELGTSPGPQPEDPHSGSSDDERQGGQVSERHDTPVYEVYTHEKDGHMPLNGPSTFGSKHSSPLQSNGVLHVSDPHKQRSPTREDVPQRAYQDQAKESPPCDGALRQHDVSRIHEKDIENMAKEELQKQLVEQVELRKKLEREFQSLKDNFQDQMKRELSYREEMVQQLHIVRDTLCSELDQERKARYAIQQKLKEAHDALHHFSCKMLTPRHCTGACTFKPPLLPP; encoded by the exons ATGGAGTCGATACCCAATCAACAACCAGCGGGACGAGACTCCAGCTCTTCCCCCAGCTCCAAGCAGGACGTTCAGCCcttctccagccccatctcccTGAAGCCTAACCAAGTCAGCGAGACCGCGTTGTATGGAGTGCACATCGTGTCTTTGGTCATAGATGGCCAGGAAAGACTTTGCTTGGCGCAGATATCCAACACATTGCTAAAGAACTACAGTTACAACGAAATCCATAACCGACGCGTTGCTCTTGGAATCACCTGCGTCCAGTGCACGCCCGTCCAGCTCGAGATACTGAGGCGCGCTGGCGCCATGCCAATCTCCTCGCGGCGCTGCGGTATGATCACTAAGCGGGAGGCGGAGAGGCTATGTAAATCATTCCTCGGTGCTCACAACCCACCAAAGCTACCGGAAAATTTCGCTTTTGATGTCTCTCATGAATGCGCGTGGGGAAGCAGAGGTAGCTTCATACCTGCCAGGTATAACAGCTCGAGGGCCAAGTGCATTAAATGCACATATTGTAACATGTATTTTTCCCCGAATAAATTCATATTCCACTCTCATCGCACTCCCGAGTCCAAGTATACACAGCCAGACGCAGCAAACTTCAATTCGTGGAGGCGCCATCTCAAACTAACAGACAAAAGCTCGTCGGATGATGTTGCCCACGCGTGGGAGGATGTTAAAGCGATGTTCAACGGGGGAAGTCGTAAGAGGACGCTACCTATGAGTGGGTCATCCATGACCTCTCCTTTGAAGTCACATTCCACCAGTAACCCAACCCAAAGAAGTTCCCCCGAGGTACCCCATAAAACGTTGCGCTGTGACGAAGACCGAGGTAGGCCTAACATCAGTCTGTCAAATGGCGTCCGGAACTACCCGGTTATCCCTGTGCCCAGTAAGAGCTTTGGGATGCTTCAAAAGATCCAGCCACCGCTCTTCCCCCACCCGTATGGATTCCCTGCGTTTGGACTGTGTCAAAAGAAGGACGACGGAGTGGGAGAGACAAATAAAACCAACGTTTCGGGTGTCTTTTGGCCAGGAGCAAAGGACAGTATCTATCCCTCTTTCCCGATGTTTTGGCCAACAGCAGGTGGCCTGCCGATGCCACCGTATCAACAGTCACCACCCAAACCACCCACAGAGCTCTTAAGTGTCAGACAGAGTGATCTCGAGTTATCGGATCAAAGTGACCGGTGCGCAAACACACCTAAGGAAAGCTTTCAAGACAGCGAACGGTGCTCCAGCTCACAATCCACCCGGAACGACGAGGATAAATCCGGGGATGAGGCCCGGTCGACGGAAGGACTCCCCACAACTCCACGGAAGATAAATTACATCTCTGCGTTCAGACCTGTGGTGAAAGACGCCGAAAGCATTGCAAAGCTATACGGCAACAGGGACACGTACAGCGGTGTGCGCTCTGGTTACCTATCGCCAGATTTCGTGAGTGAAAGTTCTAGCTATAGGTCTATGTCCCCGGATGTGGATAGCGTGGACGACCCAGACGTTGACGTGGAGTCAAACAGGGCACACGAGGATGAAGAGTCAGTCCAACTGTCAGTGGAGGACCGTCAGAGTCCCCCGCCCCTCAACTCAGCCCATTCCGGGCCTGAAGATAGTCGAGAGCTGGGGACAAGTCCAGGACCACAACCGGAAGATCCCCACTCCGGGTCCTCTGATGACGAGAGGCAGGGTGGACAGGTGTCAGAGCGCCATGATACACCGGTGTACGAA GTGTACACACATGAAAAGGATGGACACATGCCTTTGAACGGTCCATCTACGTTTGGATCAAAACATAGCAGCCCATTGCAATCGAACG GTGTACTCCATGTTTCCGACCCACACAAACAACGTTCTCCTACAAGAGAGGACGTTCCACAGAGAGCCTATCAGGACCAAGCAAAGGAAAGCCCACcat GCGATGGGGCATTACGTCAGCATGACGTCAGTAGGATCCACGAAAAAGATATCGAAAACATGGCTAAAG AGGAACTTCAGAAACAGCTTGTCGAACAAGTGGAGCTCAGAAAAAAGTTGGAACGCGAATTTCAAAGTTTAAAAG ATAATTTTCAGGACCAAATGAAGAGGGAACTGTCCTACAGAGAAGAGATGGTCCAACAACTTCATATTGTCCGAG ACACTTTGTGCAGCGAGTTGGATCAAGAAAGAAAGGCGCGTTATGCAATACAACAGAAGCTAAAAG AAGCTCATGACGCCCTGCACCATTTCTCCTGCAAGATGCTGACCCCTCGCCATTGTACTGGAGCCTGTACTTTCAAACCCCCTCTGCTGCCTCCATAA
- the LOC109876266 gene encoding SKI family transcriptional corepressor 1 homolog-B isoform X4, producing the protein MESIPNQQPAGRDSSSSPSSKQDVQPFSSPISLKPNQVSETALYGVHIVSLVIDGQERLCLAQISNTLLKNYSYNEIHNRRVALGITCVQCTPVQLEILRRAGAMPISSRRCGMITKREAERLCKSFLGAHNPPKLPENFAFDVSHECAWGSRGSFIPARYNSSRAKCIKCTYCNMYFSPNKFIFHSHRTPESKYTQPDAANFNSWRRHLKLTDKSSSDDVAHAWEDVKAMFNGGSRKRTLPMSGSSMTSPLKSHSTSNPTQRSSPEVPHKTLRCDEDRGRPNISLSNGVRNYPVIPVPSKSFGMLQKIQPPLFPHPYGFPAFGLCQKKDDGVGETNKTNVSGVFWPGAKDSIYPSFPMFWPTAGGLPMPPYQQSPPKPPTELLSVRQSDLELSDQSDRCANTPKESFQDSERCSSSQSTRNDEDKSGDEARSTEGLPTTPRKINYISAFRPVVKDAESIAKLYGNRDTYSGVRSGYLSPDFVSESSSYRSMSPDVDSVDDPDVDVESNRAHEDEESVQLSVEDRQSPPPLNSAHSGPEDSRELGTSPGPQPEDPHSGSSDDERQGGQVSERHDTPVYEVYTHEKDGHMPLNGPSTFGSKHSSPLQSNGVLHVSDPHKQRSPTREDVPQRAYQDQAKESPPCDGALRQHDVSRIHEKDIENMAKEELQKQLVEQVELRKKLEREFQSLKDNFQDQMKRELSYREEMVQQLHIVRAHDALHHFSCKMLTPRHCTGACTFKPPLLPP; encoded by the exons ATGGAGTCGATACCCAATCAACAACCAGCGGGACGAGACTCCAGCTCTTCCCCCAGCTCCAAGCAGGACGTTCAGCCcttctccagccccatctcccTGAAGCCTAACCAAGTCAGCGAGACCGCGTTGTATGGAGTGCACATCGTGTCTTTGGTCATAGATGGCCAGGAAAGACTTTGCTTGGCGCAGATATCCAACACATTGCTAAAGAACTACAGTTACAACGAAATCCATAACCGACGCGTTGCTCTTGGAATCACCTGCGTCCAGTGCACGCCCGTCCAGCTCGAGATACTGAGGCGCGCTGGCGCCATGCCAATCTCCTCGCGGCGCTGCGGTATGATCACTAAGCGGGAGGCGGAGAGGCTATGTAAATCATTCCTCGGTGCTCACAACCCACCAAAGCTACCGGAAAATTTCGCTTTTGATGTCTCTCATGAATGCGCGTGGGGAAGCAGAGGTAGCTTCATACCTGCCAGGTATAACAGCTCGAGGGCCAAGTGCATTAAATGCACATATTGTAACATGTATTTTTCCCCGAATAAATTCATATTCCACTCTCATCGCACTCCCGAGTCCAAGTATACACAGCCAGACGCAGCAAACTTCAATTCGTGGAGGCGCCATCTCAAACTAACAGACAAAAGCTCGTCGGATGATGTTGCCCACGCGTGGGAGGATGTTAAAGCGATGTTCAACGGGGGAAGTCGTAAGAGGACGCTACCTATGAGTGGGTCATCCATGACCTCTCCTTTGAAGTCACATTCCACCAGTAACCCAACCCAAAGAAGTTCCCCCGAGGTACCCCATAAAACGTTGCGCTGTGACGAAGACCGAGGTAGGCCTAACATCAGTCTGTCAAATGGCGTCCGGAACTACCCGGTTATCCCTGTGCCCAGTAAGAGCTTTGGGATGCTTCAAAAGATCCAGCCACCGCTCTTCCCCCACCCGTATGGATTCCCTGCGTTTGGACTGTGTCAAAAGAAGGACGACGGAGTGGGAGAGACAAATAAAACCAACGTTTCGGGTGTCTTTTGGCCAGGAGCAAAGGACAGTATCTATCCCTCTTTCCCGATGTTTTGGCCAACAGCAGGTGGCCTGCCGATGCCACCGTATCAACAGTCACCACCCAAACCACCCACAGAGCTCTTAAGTGTCAGACAGAGTGATCTCGAGTTATCGGATCAAAGTGACCGGTGCGCAAACACACCTAAGGAAAGCTTTCAAGACAGCGAACGGTGCTCCAGCTCACAATCCACCCGGAACGACGAGGATAAATCCGGGGATGAGGCCCGGTCGACGGAAGGACTCCCCACAACTCCACGGAAGATAAATTACATCTCTGCGTTCAGACCTGTGGTGAAAGACGCCGAAAGCATTGCAAAGCTATACGGCAACAGGGACACGTACAGCGGTGTGCGCTCTGGTTACCTATCGCCAGATTTCGTGAGTGAAAGTTCTAGCTATAGGTCTATGTCCCCGGATGTGGATAGCGTGGACGACCCAGACGTTGACGTGGAGTCAAACAGGGCACACGAGGATGAAGAGTCAGTCCAACTGTCAGTGGAGGACCGTCAGAGTCCCCCGCCCCTCAACTCAGCCCATTCCGGGCCTGAAGATAGTCGAGAGCTGGGGACAAGTCCAGGACCACAACCGGAAGATCCCCACTCCGGGTCCTCTGATGACGAGAGGCAGGGTGGACAGGTGTCAGAGCGCCATGATACACCGGTGTACGAA GTGTACACACATGAAAAGGATGGACACATGCCTTTGAACGGTCCATCTACGTTTGGATCAAAACATAGCAGCCCATTGCAATCGAACG GTGTACTCCATGTTTCCGACCCACACAAACAACGTTCTCCTACAAGAGAGGACGTTCCACAGAGAGCCTATCAGGACCAAGCAAAGGAAAGCCCACcat GCGATGGGGCATTACGTCAGCATGACGTCAGTAGGATCCACGAAAAAGATATCGAAAACATGGCTAAAG AGGAACTTCAGAAACAGCTTGTCGAACAAGTGGAGCTCAGAAAAAAGTTGGAACGCGAATTTCAAAGTTTAAAAG ATAATTTTCAGGACCAAATGAAGAGGGAACTGTCCTACAGAGAAGAGATGGTCCAACAACTTCATATTGTCCGAG CTCATGACGCCCTGCACCATTTCTCCTGCAAGATGCTGACCCCTCGCCATTGTACTGGAGCCTGTACTTTCAAACCCCCTCTGCTGCCTCCATAA